The genomic DNA TGTTTCCTTTTCCACAGTGTTAACATCGTGAAATGTTGCTACATGCATGTGCAGTAGAAGAAGCTGAGTAAATGAATATTTCTACCAGTCGGTACGAATTACAGATGCAAGACATGAATGCTTGACATCAGGGGCGTAAGATGCTTAACAGGCATGCGCAATAGGCACTACTTTAGCGAAGCTCTCTTCAAATCCTTGATGATTATCCCTCCCGTTTGGATATAAACACACGACCAATTAGGAcgttaaatctaaaaaaaactttaaaaagataTTCGAAACTTCTAGTTTATGTAAATATCTGTTTCAGCGCCATTAGCCAGATAAGTTGAATGATGTGATACGCGTACGGCTCGGCCTCGCACGTTGGTTGTCATTGTAAGAAGATGAACACCCACCAAGATGATACAATCAATACAACTTAAGAATCTTCTTTAcccttcattttccttttagaCTTGCACAGGATGGAAGGCGTCTGGCTCGTtgctttttctcaaattttatctttatctAAATAGTTTTCATTTGGTACTTAACTTCGACAGACTATTTTGTGTTGCCACCGGAAACTCGATGCCTTAACTCATCACATCTCATACCTTATGATGATCTTAAATGGCAAGGTAAATGTTAGGTATATTACGAAATATCTTCGGCACCGATCACACAAGGAACTTTcacttttttgtcttttcatcaCTTGCGTTTGTTTAACTGCGCACTCGATCATATCTTTATCGCATGCTAGACTGcgcaatataagaaataaacattattattgttattattatttaactAGTTTTCTAGTCAAACGGCTTTTCTCTTGACCAACGCATTTAATAACAGCTTTCATCAACACTATCGTAATTTTCCTAGCATCAAAGGCTGCACGCTTAACAACAGCATACTATTTTCAATTGCCATGTACATTGGGCTTCGCGACTATGTCGAAAGTTGATATCAGATTTCTGCTGTTTGTTACATAATTCACAGAGATTTGTTAAATACAccgttaaaaaaaggaaaaaatattgcACCTGTCTCTATCGTGTGATTCTCAATGCGAAACAAAAgagtagaattttttttttttttttggtctggAGCCTCCCAGGAAATGACATAAAAACTCTCTAATCGACTGTTCATAAGATATCTTgggttttgttttgaaacaaaaaaagtctAACTCAACTCTAATGCTTCATTAACGCGACCTACACTGACATCATCTGATTCTGATTTCACGCCTAAATCCGTTGTCCTAGTTATTTTGTCAGAGCTGTCAACACGGAAACGTAGGGAAGCCTCAGATGTGGAGATCCTCTTCCAAAAACAAACGCTCCTTTCTATAGGCTTTTGAAGACCCAGTACACGGATAAACGCCCTTCGGAACGTCTTAACCCGCCAGGCATATATTAGCGGATTTATCCCgctactgaaataaacaagcgAAAGAGTAATATCCCGAGCAAGATGAAATTTAGCGGTTCTGCAGTTAGGACATTGAACAATGGCGAAGTCTATGATCAAAAAAGGAATCCATAGACTCAGAAATACGACAAGGACCAGCAAAACTGTTCGTGTCGCCGCTCTTTCTGTACGCAGAGCGTTACTGAGAGCCAGACTTTTCCCCTGTTCCAGATGCTTTAACGAAATTGTATGGCGATGTAGCGTGCGGTATACCAGAAAATAAGCCAGAAGGAAGACTATAGTAGGGATAATGCAACCGCAAACATACAAATACAGCTGAAATGCTTTTTCTCTCCATCCAAGAACGAGAAGCATGGGATAGTGTATGGCTGTTACCCACATAACACCAATACTTATCAACACGCTCCGTTTGTTAACGATGCTCTGCGTTTGAAAGGGCTGCTTCACGGCAAAATAGCGGATTATAGAGAGCGCTGTGATGTTCAGTAAAGAACACGATGCGGAGATGATAGCGAACaaataatgaatgaaatatATAAGGCTGTGACTATTCCAGTAAGTTACCACCATCAGAGGTTCTGAAATAACGCCCATGATAAGATCAGCGATTCCCAAATTGAGAATATAGTAATTCTGCACAGTCCTTAGTTCACCGAAGGGATCTTTATAAAATGCCACACAGAGAAGCAAATTCGCGAAGACCGTGAACGACGATACGATGGCATAAACTATCATCACCGTCAAACTAGTGTTGACCCAGTACTTGTCAAAAAAGACCGT from Pocillopora verrucosa isolate sample1 chromosome 2, ASM3666991v2, whole genome shotgun sequence includes the following:
- the LOC131789081 gene encoding alpha-1B adrenergic receptor-like, which encodes MSSSYTVFFDKYWVNTSLTVMIVYAIVSSFTVFANLLLCVAFYKDPFGELRTVQNYYILNLGIADLIMGVISEPLMVVTYWNSHSLIYFIHYLFAIISASCSLLNITALSIIRYFAVKQPFQTQSIVNKRSVLISIGVMWVTAIHYPMLLVLGWREKAFQLYLYVCGCIIPTIVFLLAYFLVYRTLHRHTISLKHLEQGKSLALSNALRTERAATRTVLLVLVVFLSLWIPFLIIDFAIVQCPNCRTAKFHLARDITLSLVYFSSGINPLIYAWRVKTFRRAFIRVLGLQKPIERSVCFWKRISTSEASLRFRVDSSDKITRTTDLGVKSESDDVSVGRVNEALELS